The following proteins come from a genomic window of Streptomyces sp. Sge12:
- a CDS encoding TetR/AcrR family transcriptional regulator: MAQDKGRTGRTAPKGPARGTYAVGDARRQKILDTAVEHFAQWGYNASSLARIAADCGITQGGLLHHFRGKEDLLLSVLAQSEQHDVQRLFSEPAESVAAHFATLVDLAADNERRPGIVRMFNTLVGESGNPEHPAHAYFTRRYARVLAHTVELLEAGVARGELRPGTDCEAAGRETLAVMDGLQIQWVLAPGSVNMPARLRTFLDRLLRDISVTGTGLPDALPDAVPDAMPDPLPGGS, translated from the coding sequence ATGGCACAGGACAAGGGGCGGACGGGACGGACGGCCCCGAAGGGCCCGGCCCGCGGGACCTACGCGGTCGGCGACGCCCGGCGGCAGAAGATCCTCGACACCGCCGTCGAGCACTTCGCCCAGTGGGGCTACAACGCGTCCTCGCTGGCCCGGATCGCCGCCGACTGCGGGATCACCCAGGGCGGCCTGCTGCACCACTTCCGCGGCAAGGAGGACCTGCTGCTGTCGGTCCTCGCGCAGAGCGAGCAGCACGACGTGCAGCGGCTGTTCAGCGAGCCCGCCGAATCGGTCGCCGCCCACTTCGCCACCCTGGTGGACCTCGCCGCCGACAACGAGCGGCGGCCCGGCATCGTGCGGATGTTCAACACCCTGGTCGGCGAGTCCGGCAACCCGGAACACCCCGCGCACGCGTACTTCACCCGGCGCTACGCCCGGGTGCTCGCCCACACCGTCGAGCTGCTGGAGGCCGGCGTCGCCCGGGGCGAACTGCGCCCCGGCACCGACTGCGAGGCCGCCGGCCGGGAGACCCTCGCCGTCATGGACGGCCTCCAGATCCAGTGGGTGCTGGCGCCCGGGAGCGTGAACATGCCGGCCCGGCTGCGCACCTTCCTGGACCGGCTGCTGCGGGACATCTCGGTCACGGGAACCGGCCTGCCGGACGCCCTGCCGGACGCCGTACCGGACGCCATGCCTGATCCTCTGCCGGGCGGGTCCTAG
- a CDS encoding glycoside hydrolase family 3 protein, whose product MNTKPEYKDAALPVDRRVEDLLARMTLEEKAGQLFHSMLMMNADGTPVTETDGSMLPFTTPELIEDRFLTHFNLLGTYGPREMARWQNAVQEMAADTRLGIPVTLSTDPRHTFTDNIGASFNSGAFSAWPEALGLAAIGDAELVHRFADTVRREYLAVGFRVALHPQIDLASEPRWARQSGTFGSDARLTGELVAAYVRGLQGPALGPGSVSAMVKHFPGGGPQKDGEDPHFAHGREQVYPGGMREHHLEPFRAAIAAGCAQMMPYYGQPIGTDWEEVGFGFNKGVVTGLLREELGFEGIVCSDWGLLNDATIFGQVHPARAWGLEHLNVAERAARGLEAGCDQFGGEQCPEVIVELVRSGRVALSRIDASVRRLLREKFTLGLFEDPYVDPDAAAEIVGRSDFTALGAAAQRRSLTVLTNARGLLPVTTRPRLYVRNVDASAAAAYGEVVADPAGADLAVLRLRTPYEPRENIFESYFHSGSLAFAEPELTEILALLDRVPTLVCINLERAAVIPEIAERAAALIADYGASDAALLDVAFGRATPEGRLPFELPRSMKAVEASRPDVPNDTFDPVFPHGHGLAL is encoded by the coding sequence ATGAACACGAAGCCCGAGTACAAAGACGCCGCGCTGCCCGTCGACCGCCGCGTGGAGGACCTGCTCGCCCGGATGACCCTGGAGGAGAAGGCGGGCCAGCTCTTCCACTCGATGCTGATGATGAACGCGGACGGCACCCCGGTCACCGAGACCGACGGCTCGATGCTGCCCTTCACCACGCCCGAGCTGATCGAGGACCGCTTCCTCACCCACTTCAACCTGCTCGGCACCTACGGGCCCCGCGAGATGGCACGGTGGCAGAACGCCGTCCAGGAGATGGCCGCGGACACCCGCCTCGGCATTCCGGTCACGCTGTCCACCGACCCGCGCCACACCTTCACCGACAACATCGGCGCCTCCTTCAACTCCGGCGCCTTCTCCGCCTGGCCGGAGGCCCTGGGCCTGGCCGCGATCGGTGACGCCGAACTCGTCCACCGCTTCGCCGACACCGTCCGCCGCGAGTACCTCGCCGTCGGCTTCCGCGTCGCCCTGCATCCGCAGATCGACCTGGCCAGCGAACCGCGCTGGGCCCGCCAGTCGGGCACCTTCGGCTCCGACGCGCGGCTGACGGGCGAGCTCGTGGCCGCGTACGTACGCGGCCTCCAGGGCCCCGCCCTCGGGCCCGGGTCGGTGTCCGCCATGGTCAAGCACTTCCCCGGCGGCGGCCCCCAGAAGGACGGCGAGGACCCGCACTTCGCGCACGGCCGGGAGCAGGTCTACCCGGGCGGGATGCGCGAGCACCACCTGGAGCCGTTCCGGGCCGCGATCGCCGCCGGGTGCGCGCAGATGATGCCGTACTACGGCCAGCCGATCGGCACGGACTGGGAGGAGGTCGGCTTCGGCTTCAACAAGGGCGTGGTCACCGGCCTGCTCCGCGAGGAGCTCGGCTTCGAGGGCATCGTCTGCAGCGACTGGGGGCTGCTCAACGACGCGACGATCTTCGGGCAGGTGCACCCGGCGCGCGCCTGGGGCCTGGAGCACCTGAACGTGGCCGAGCGGGCGGCGCGCGGGCTGGAGGCCGGCTGCGACCAGTTCGGCGGCGAGCAGTGCCCGGAGGTGATCGTGGAGCTGGTCCGCTCGGGCCGGGTCGCGCTGTCCAGGATCGACGCCTCGGTGCGCCGCCTGCTGCGGGAGAAGTTCACGCTCGGCCTGTTCGAGGACCCGTACGTGGACCCGGACGCGGCGGCCGAGATCGTGGGGCGCTCCGACTTCACGGCCCTGGGGGCCGCGGCCCAGCGCCGCTCCCTCACCGTCCTCACCAATGCCCGGGGCCTGCTCCCGGTCACCACGCGGCCGAGGCTGTACGTGCGCAACGTGGACGCGAGCGCCGCCGCCGCGTACGGCGAGGTGGTGGCCGACCCGGCCGGCGCCGACCTGGCCGTACTGCGGCTGCGGACGCCGTACGAGCCGCGGGAGAACATCTTCGAGTCCTACTTCCATTCCGGTTCGCTGGCCTTCGCCGAGCCCGAACTCACGGAGATCCTGGCCCTCCTGGACCGGGTGCCCACCCTGGTCTGCATCAATCTGGAGCGGGCCGCCGTCATCCCGGAGATCGCCGAGCGCGCGGCGGCCCTGATCGCCGACTACGGCGCCTCGGACGCGGCCCTGCTGGACGTGGCCTTCGGCCGCGCCACCCCCGAGGGCCGCCTCCCCTTCGAGCTCCCGCGCTCGATGAAGGCCGTGGAGGCATCCCGTCCGGATGTGCCGAACGACACGTTCGACCCGGTCTTCCCGCACGGCCACGGACTGGCCCTCTGA
- a CDS encoding response regulator transcription factor, which produces MEQTHTTHQGAAATPGAQRRVLVVEDDHTIAEAIAARLRAEGFQVQTAGDGPTAVAAAESWLPELLVLDIMLPGFDGLEVCRRVQAQRPVPVLMLTARDDETDLLVGLGVGADDYMTKPFSMRELAARVHVLLRRVERATIAAHTPRGATLRLGDLEIDHAQRRVRVHTEDVHLTPTEFDLLVCLAGTPRAVLSREQLLAEVWDWADASGTRTVDSHIKALRRKIGAERIRTVHGVGYALETPAQA; this is translated from the coding sequence ATGGAACAGACACACACCACCCATCAGGGCGCCGCGGCGACACCCGGCGCCCAGCGGCGTGTGCTGGTCGTCGAGGACGACCACACCATCGCCGAGGCCATCGCGGCCCGCCTGCGCGCCGAGGGCTTCCAGGTGCAGACGGCCGGGGACGGCCCCACCGCCGTCGCCGCGGCCGAGAGCTGGCTACCGGAGCTGCTGGTCCTCGACATCATGCTGCCCGGCTTCGACGGCCTGGAGGTGTGCCGCCGGGTCCAGGCCCAGCGGCCCGTCCCGGTCCTCATGCTCACCGCGCGCGACGACGAGACCGACCTGCTGGTCGGGCTCGGGGTCGGCGCGGACGACTACATGACCAAGCCCTTCTCGATGCGCGAGCTGGCCGCCCGGGTCCACGTACTGCTGCGGCGCGTGGAGCGGGCCACCATCGCCGCGCACACCCCGCGCGGGGCCACCCTGCGCCTGGGCGATCTGGAGATCGACCACGCGCAGCGCCGGGTGCGGGTCCACACCGAGGACGTGCACCTGACCCCGACCGAGTTCGACCTGCTGGTCTGCCTGGCCGGCACCCCGCGGGCGGTGCTCTCCCGGGAGCAGCTGCTGGCCGAGGTGTGGGACTGGGCCGACGCCTCCGGGACCCGTACGGTCGACAGCCACATCAAGGCCCTGCGGCGCAAGATCGGCGCGGAGCGGATCCGTACGGTCCACGGCGTCGGGTACGCCCTGGAGACCCCGGCCCAGGCATGA
- a CDS encoding multifunctional oxoglutarate decarboxylase/oxoglutarate dehydrogenase thiamine pyrophosphate-binding subunit/dihydrolipoyllysine-residue succinyltransferase subunit: protein MSPQSPSNSSTTTEAAEGGKNPASGFGANEWLVDEIYQQYLQDPNSVDRAWWDFFADYKPGGAVAPVKSDGPQKPATTDGASAQAATTVAAGPQATGAATDAAATGAARAAASAAAPTPVPAPAPAPATPSGAPAVTVTSQAPAAAPAAPAPSAVAPQKAAPATEAPAGPELVTLRGPAAAVAKNMNASLDVPTATSVRAVPVKLLFDNRIVINNHLKRARGGKISFTHLIGYAMVQAIKAMPAMNYSFAEKDGKPTLVKPEHVNFGLAIDLVKPNGDRQLVVAGIKKAETLNFFEFWQAYEDIVRRARVGKLTMDDFTGVTVSLTNPGGLGTVHSVPRLMPGQSVIMGVGSMDYPAEFQGTSQDTLNKLGISKVMTLTSTYDHRVIQGAASGEFLRIVANLLLGEDGFYDAVFESLRIPYEPVRWNRDIDASHDDDVTKAARVFELIHSYRVRGHVMADTDPLEYKQRKHPDLDITEHGLTLWDLEREFAVGGFSGKSMMKLRDILGVLRDSYCRTTGVEFMHIQDPKQRRWIQDRIERPHTKPEREEQLRILRRLNAAEAFETFLQTKYVGQKRFSLEGGESVIPLLDAVIDSAAEARLEEVVIGMAHRGRLNVLANIVGKSYAQIFREFEGNLDPKSMHGSGDVKYHLGAEGTFTGLDGEQIKVSLVANPSHLEAVDPVLEGVARAKQDVINKGGTDFTVLPLALHGDAAFAGQGVVAETLNMSQLRGYRTGGTVHVVINNQVGFTAAPESSRSSMYATDVARMIEAPIFHVNGDDPEAVVRVARLAFEFRQAFNKDVVIDLICYRRRGHNESDNPAFTQPLMYDLIDKKRSVRKLYTESLIGRGDITLEEAEQALQDFQGQLEKVFAEVREAATQPAAVAPAAPGTTAVFPVAVNTAISQDVVKRIAESQVTIPEGVTVHPRLLPQLQRRAAMIDEGTIDWGMGETLAFGSLLMEGTPVRLSGQDSRRGTFGQRHAVLIDRETGEDYTPLLYLSEDQARYNVYDSLLSEYAAMGFEYGYSLARPDALVLWEAQFGDFVNGAQTVVDEFISSAEQKWGQTSGVTLLLPHGYEGQGPDHSSARPERFLQMCAQDNMTVAMPTLPSNYFHLLRWQVHNPHHKPLIVFTPKSMLRLKAAASKAEEFTTGAFRPVIGDTTVDANAVRKVVFCAGKVYYDLEAEREKRGVTDTAIIRIERLYPLAGAEIQAEIAKFPNAAKYIWAQEEPANQGAWPFIALNLIDHLDLAVGADVPAGERLRRISRPHGSSPAVGSAKRHQAEQQLLLNEVFEA, encoded by the coding sequence GTGTCGCCACAGTCCCCCAGTAACTCGAGCACCACGACCGAAGCAGCAGAGGGCGGGAAGAACCCTGCCTCAGGCTTCGGCGCGAATGAGTGGCTCGTCGACGAGATCTACCAGCAGTACCTCCAGGACCCGAACTCGGTCGACCGGGCCTGGTGGGACTTCTTCGCCGACTACAAGCCGGGAGGCGCTGTTGCTCCGGTGAAGTCGGACGGTCCCCAGAAGCCCGCGACGACGGACGGCGCCTCCGCACAGGCCGCCACCACCGTCGCCGCAGGACCCCAGGCCACTGGCGCCGCCACCGACGCCGCCGCCACGGGGGCGGCGCGCGCCGCGGCCTCCGCTGCCGCGCCCACGCCTGTGCCAGCCCCTGCCCCTGCTCCTGCCACCCCCTCTGGTGCCCCTGCTGTGACTGTCACCTCCCAGGCCCCGGCCGCCGCACCGGCCGCGCCCGCCCCCTCCGCCGTAGCCCCCCAGAAGGCCGCGCCCGCCACCGAGGCCCCCGCGGGCCCCGAGCTGGTGACGCTCCGCGGCCCGGCGGCTGCCGTTGCCAAGAACATGAACGCCTCCCTCGACGTGCCGACGGCCACCTCCGTCCGCGCCGTCCCGGTGAAGCTGCTGTTCGACAACCGCATCGTCATCAACAACCACCTCAAGCGCGCCCGGGGCGGGAAGATCTCCTTCACGCACCTGATCGGCTACGCGATGGTGCAGGCGATCAAGGCCATGCCGGCCATGAACTACTCCTTCGCGGAGAAGGACGGCAAGCCGACCCTGGTCAAGCCGGAGCACGTGAACTTCGGCCTCGCGATCGACCTGGTGAAGCCCAACGGCGACCGCCAGCTCGTCGTCGCCGGCATCAAGAAGGCCGAGACCCTCAACTTCTTCGAGTTCTGGCAGGCCTACGAGGACATCGTCCGCCGCGCCCGCGTCGGCAAGCTGACGATGGACGACTTCACCGGCGTCACCGTCTCGCTGACCAACCCCGGCGGCCTGGGCACCGTGCACTCCGTGCCCCGCCTGATGCCCGGACAGTCGGTCATCATGGGCGTCGGCTCCATGGACTACCCCGCCGAGTTCCAGGGCACCTCGCAGGACACCCTGAACAAGCTGGGCATCTCCAAGGTCATGACCCTGACCTCGACCTACGACCACCGGGTCATCCAGGGCGCGGCCTCCGGCGAGTTCCTGCGCATCGTCGCGAACCTGCTGCTCGGCGAGGACGGCTTCTACGACGCCGTCTTCGAGTCGCTGCGCATCCCGTACGAGCCCGTCCGCTGGAACCGGGACATCGACGCCTCGCACGACGACGACGTCACGAAGGCCGCCCGCGTCTTCGAGCTGATCCACTCCTACCGGGTCCGCGGCCACGTCATGGCCGACACCGACCCGCTGGAGTACAAGCAGCGCAAGCACCCCGACCTCGACATCACCGAGCACGGCCTCACCCTGTGGGACCTGGAGCGCGAGTTCGCGGTCGGCGGCTTCTCCGGCAAGTCGATGATGAAGCTCCGCGACATCCTCGGCGTGCTGCGCGACTCGTACTGCCGCACCACCGGCGTCGAGTTCATGCACATCCAGGACCCGAAGCAGCGCCGCTGGATCCAGGACCGCATCGAGCGCCCGCACACCAAGCCGGAGCGCGAGGAGCAGCTGCGCATCCTGCGCCGCCTGAACGCGGCGGAGGCCTTCGAGACCTTCCTGCAGACGAAGTACGTCGGCCAGAAGCGCTTCTCCCTGGAGGGCGGCGAGTCCGTCATCCCGCTGCTCGACGCCGTCATCGACTCGGCCGCCGAGGCCCGCCTCGAAGAGGTCGTCATCGGCATGGCCCACCGCGGCCGCCTGAACGTGCTCGCGAACATCGTCGGCAAGTCGTACGCGCAGATCTTCCGCGAGTTCGAGGGCAACCTCGACCCGAAGTCGATGCACGGCTCCGGCGACGTCAAGTACCACCTGGGCGCCGAGGGCACCTTCACCGGCCTGGACGGCGAGCAGATCAAGGTCTCGCTCGTCGCGAACCCCTCCCACCTGGAGGCGGTCGACCCGGTCCTGGAGGGTGTCGCCCGCGCCAAGCAGGACGTCATCAACAAGGGCGGCACGGACTTCACGGTCCTCCCGCTCGCGCTCCACGGCGACGCGGCCTTCGCCGGCCAGGGTGTCGTCGCCGAGACGCTGAACATGTCGCAGCTGCGCGGCTACCGCACCGGCGGCACCGTGCACGTGGTCATCAACAACCAGGTCGGCTTCACCGCCGCCCCTGAGTCCTCGCGCTCCTCGATGTACGCGACCGACGTGGCCCGCATGATCGAGGCGCCGATCTTCCACGTGAACGGCGACGACCCCGAGGCCGTCGTCCGCGTCGCCCGGCTGGCCTTCGAGTTCCGCCAGGCGTTCAACAAGGACGTGGTCATCGACCTCATCTGCTACCGCCGTCGCGGCCACAACGAGTCCGACAACCCGGCGTTCACGCAACCGCTGATGTACGACCTGATCGACAAGAAGCGCTCGGTGCGCAAGCTCTACACCGAGTCCCTCATCGGTCGCGGCGACATCACGCTGGAAGAGGCCGAGCAGGCGCTCCAGGACTTCCAGGGCCAGCTGGAGAAGGTCTTCGCGGAGGTCCGCGAGGCCGCCACGCAGCCCGCGGCCGTCGCGCCGGCCGCCCCGGGCACGACCGCCGTCTTCCCGGTCGCCGTCAACACCGCGATCTCCCAGGACGTCGTCAAGCGGATCGCCGAGTCCCAGGTCACCATCCCCGAGGGCGTCACCGTCCACCCGCGTCTGCTGCCGCAGCTGCAGCGCCGCGCGGCGATGATCGACGAGGGCACCATCGACTGGGGCATGGGCGAGACCCTCGCCTTCGGCTCGCTGCTGATGGAGGGCACCCCGGTCCGGCTGTCCGGCCAGGACTCCCGCCGCGGCACCTTCGGCCAGCGCCACGCGGTCCTCATCGACCGGGAGACGGGCGAGGACTACACCCCGCTCCTCTACCTGTCCGAGGACCAGGCCCGCTACAACGTCTACGACTCGCTGCTCTCCGAGTACGCGGCCATGGGCTTCGAGTACGGCTACTCGCTGGCCCGTCCGGACGCGCTGGTCCTGTGGGAGGCCCAGTTCGGTGACTTCGTCAACGGTGCGCAGACCGTCGTCGACGAGTTCATCTCCTCGGCCGAGCAGAAGTGGGGCCAGACCTCCGGCGTCACGCTGCTCCTCCCGCACGGCTACGAGGGCCAGGGCCCGGACCACTCGTCCGCGCGTCCCGAGCGCTTCCTCCAGATGTGCGCGCAGGACAACATGACGGTGGCCATGCCCACCCTCCCGTCCAACTACTTCCACCTCCTGCGGTGGCAGGTCCACAACCCGCACCACAAGCCGCTCATCGTCTTCACCCCGAAGTCGATGCTGCGTCTGAAGGCGGCGGCGTCGAAGGCCGAGGAGTTCACCACCGGCGCGTTCCGTCCGGTCATCGGTGACACCACGGTGGACGCGAACGCGGTCCGCAAGGTCGTCTTCTGCGCCGGCAAGGTCTACTACGACCTGGAGGCCGAGCGCGAGAAGCGCGGCGTCACGGACACCGCGATCATCCGCATCGAGCGGCTGTACCCGCTGGCCGGCGCGGAGATCCAGGCCGAGATCGCCAAGTTCCCGAACGCGGCGAAGTACATCTGGGCCCAGGAGGAGCCGGCGAACCAGGGCGCGTGGCCGTTCATCGCGCTGAACCTGATCGACCACCTCGACCTGGCGGTCGGCGCGGACGTCCCGGCGGGCGAGCGCCTGCGGCGCATCTCGCGCCCGCACGGCTCGTCCCCGGCGGTCGGCTCCGCGAAGCGCCACCAGGCGGAGCAGCAGCTCCTGCTGAACGAGGTCTTCGAGGCGTAA
- a CDS encoding HAMP domain-containing sensor histidine kinase, with protein MSGPPIRPRPRQRQRPVGGLRPFSPFSIKTKLGTLVVVSVFITTGLLLVALRTDTELRFITVFSVIASMLITQFVAHSLTAPLDDMTTVARAISHGDFTRRVRGAGRRDELGDLASTINLMADDLEAVDRHRKELVANVSHELRTPIAALRAVLENVVDGVSAADPETMRTMLKQTERLGGLVETLLDLSRVDNGVVPLRARRFEVWPYLSGVLKESRLAAAGRPGLLSGSGGHTRNDVHLHLDVFPPELWAHADAERLHQVVANLIDNAVKHSPPHGRVTVRARAGDAPGSLVLEVRDEGPGIPEAERHRVFERFNRGSAGGGDGGTGLGLAIARWAVELHGGRIGVAESSRGCRILVTLPGSS; from the coding sequence ATGAGCGGCCCGCCGATACGGCCGCGGCCGAGGCAGCGGCAGCGGCCCGTGGGCGGGCTGCGGCCCTTCTCGCCGTTCTCGATCAAGACCAAACTGGGCACGCTCGTGGTGGTCTCGGTCTTCATCACGACGGGCCTGCTGCTGGTGGCCCTGCGCACGGACACCGAGCTGCGCTTCATCACGGTCTTCTCGGTGATCGCCTCGATGCTGATCACCCAGTTCGTGGCGCACAGCCTGACGGCGCCGCTGGACGACATGACGACCGTGGCCCGGGCGATATCCCACGGCGACTTCACCCGGCGGGTGCGCGGGGCGGGTCGCCGCGACGAGCTCGGCGACCTGGCCTCCACCATCAACCTGATGGCGGACGACCTGGAGGCCGTGGACCGGCACCGCAAGGAGCTCGTCGCCAATGTGTCGCACGAGCTGCGCACGCCCATCGCGGCGCTGCGGGCGGTACTGGAGAACGTGGTGGACGGGGTTTCGGCCGCCGACCCGGAGACCATGCGCACGATGCTCAAGCAGACCGAGCGGCTCGGCGGGCTCGTGGAGACCCTGCTGGACCTGTCCCGGGTGGACAACGGCGTCGTCCCGCTGCGCGCCCGCCGTTTCGAGGTGTGGCCGTACCTGTCCGGCGTGCTGAAGGAATCGCGGCTGGCGGCCGCCGGCCGGCCGGGGCTGCTCTCCGGTTCGGGCGGGCACACCCGCAACGACGTGCACCTGCACCTGGACGTCTTCCCGCCCGAGCTGTGGGCGCACGCGGACGCCGAGCGGCTGCACCAGGTAGTGGCAAATCTGATCGACAACGCGGTCAAGCACAGCCCTCCGCACGGCCGGGTCACGGTCCGCGCCCGGGCCGGCGACGCGCCCGGAAGCCTGGTCCTGGAGGTACGGGACGAGGGCCCCGGCATCCCGGAGGCGGAGCGGCACCGGGTCTTCGAGCGGTTCAACCGGGGCAGCGCGGGCGGCGGCGACGGAGGCACCGGACTGGGCCTGGCGATCGCCCGCTGGGCCGTGGAGCTGCACGGAGGACGGATCGGAGTGGCCGAATCGTCACGTGGCTGCCGCATCCTCGTCACGCTTCCGGGCAGCTCGTAG
- a CDS encoding glycosyltransferase family 39 protein, with protein MESAHPFRQHAEAVISRIAPWRLLPPLLAVLLGLWGLERGGSMWRDESVTWQVAHRPLGRILELLDRVDAVHGLYYLLMHGVFEAWDGGLWALRLPSVAATALAAAGVAAIAHRLVGERAALLAGCAYAVLPPVQMYAQEGRSYALVAAAVVWATYLMLRERWAAYAVVLLLGCWLHEFAALALLAHAFTAWRSRGWRWSAAAVVALLLPLAVVSARQAEQQLGWLGRPSWQDWAAYAVVGAAALLLARGAPGDLVRVALPLVLLPPGLLMVISLFHPWYVDRYVLYALSGLALLAGARLATARGWWPWLLAGVLLVAFGFWSVWLRTPESRKDDALAVAAAVRERARPGDAVVFMPARRREWLLSSPEVYGELRDVALDRTPAASRSLQGTELPPERIREALLASPRVIALLDPAGQPLDPYPQEVVKREELAARFDLCSTTGVRGARVAVYARPGTCP; from the coding sequence ATGGAGTCCGCACACCCGTTCCGACAGCACGCGGAGGCCGTCATCAGCCGGATCGCCCCCTGGCGGCTGCTCCCGCCGCTGCTCGCCGTGCTCCTCGGCCTGTGGGGCCTGGAGCGCGGCGGCAGCATGTGGCGCGACGAGTCCGTCACCTGGCAGGTCGCCCACCGGCCGCTCGGCCGGATTCTGGAGCTGCTGGACCGGGTCGACGCCGTCCACGGCCTGTACTACCTGCTCATGCACGGGGTCTTCGAGGCCTGGGACGGCGGCCTGTGGGCGCTGCGGCTGCCCTCCGTCGCCGCCACCGCCCTCGCGGCCGCCGGAGTGGCCGCGATCGCCCACCGGCTCGTGGGGGAGCGGGCCGCGCTGCTCGCGGGCTGCGCGTACGCCGTACTCCCGCCCGTGCAGATGTACGCCCAGGAGGGGCGCTCGTACGCCCTGGTCGCCGCCGCCGTGGTGTGGGCGACGTACCTGATGCTGCGCGAGCGCTGGGCGGCGTACGCGGTGGTGCTGCTGCTCGGCTGCTGGCTGCACGAGTTCGCCGCGCTGGCCCTCCTCGCCCACGCCTTCACCGCCTGGCGCTCGCGCGGCTGGCGGTGGAGCGCGGCGGCCGTGGTCGCCCTGCTGCTGCCGCTGGCCGTGGTGAGCGCCCGGCAGGCCGAGCAGCAGCTCGGCTGGCTCGGGCGGCCGAGCTGGCAGGACTGGGCGGCGTACGCGGTGGTGGGCGCCGCGGCCCTGCTGCTCGCGCGGGGCGCGCCGGGAGACCTCGTACGGGTGGCGCTCCCGCTCGTCCTGCTGCCGCCCGGGCTGCTGATGGTGATCTCGCTGTTCCACCCCTGGTACGTCGACCGGTACGTGCTCTACGCGCTGTCCGGGCTCGCCCTGCTGGCGGGGGCCCGGCTCGCGACGGCCCGCGGGTGGTGGCCGTGGCTCCTGGCGGGCGTCCTCCTGGTGGCGTTCGGCTTCTGGTCGGTGTGGCTGCGCACGCCGGAGAGCCGCAAGGACGACGCGCTCGCGGTGGCCGCCGCGGTCCGCGAGCGGGCGCGGCCGGGGGACGCGGTCGTGTTCATGCCCGCACGCCGGCGCGAGTGGCTGCTGTCCTCGCCGGAGGTCTACGGGGAGCTGCGCGACGTGGCCCTGGACCGCACCCCCGCGGCCTCGCGCAGCCTCCAGGGCACCGAGCTGCCCCCGGAGCGGATCCGCGAGGCGCTGCTCGCCTCGCCCCGGGTGATCGCCCTGCTGGACCCGGCCGGGCAGCCGCTGGACCCGTACCCGCAGGAGGTGGTCAAGCGGGAGGAGCTGGCCGCCCGCTTCGACCTGTGCTCCACCACCGGGGTGCGCGGCGCCCGCGTCGCGGTCTACGCCCGCCCGGGCACCTGCCCCTGA